One window of the Methylocystis parvus OBBP genome contains the following:
- a CDS encoding TonB-dependent hemoglobin/transferrin/lactoferrin family receptor produces the protein MRHVCQSGRVASLHAVSIAAFAAMTSPAAAQQSLPTIDIGRATAARKFHNSGVERFETPAVTTKRTPEKAVQALAATSVVNRSYMERFQTTTISDVLREVPSVTVQEQANDPGQAVNIRGLQDFGRVNVLVDGARQNFQTSGHSANGTFFLEPEFLAQADVTRGPTSNIYGSGAIGGVVSFRTRDVDDILKPEERYGATQKVQLSSNRWGFMSNSALAARLGGMGGVFGQFVYRNRTAYYDGAGKIVPDTGNEVIGGLAKATFTPLEGHRVTASALVQHFDYANSGTDNQSTRFATGLDARTFTLGYRFARPEYPLIDFSAKGYYTETLQDQTLLAPTQTTYATGGRVDGQRSNHIGTWGFDVNNTSRFMLLTFDHAVTIGGDGAFDQVVTQEYATGGSLTALTPSGRRDLSGAFIQDELRYGGWLRVLGALRYDQYSLQGGAYSSGGQRLNPKITVGLSPLEGVEVYGGYAEGYRAPSVTETLISGTHPFPAFNILPNPTLRPEIARNVEGGVNVSFNDIVTPGDKLRGKFGGFVNQVENYIDIEETGAAHLVPFIPGYPVSTCATRPFLCFGIRDYQYQNVAKAQISGIEGEGAYDWGGGFFSVSGFINDGRNLTTNAPLATVAPSRISGTLAFRGLQNNALTAGIRYTAVGGRNCDYYAYADANNQCQTLISSLPVNIAYAGKPYDLVDLFANYDWNDRIFTNVLISNATNRNYTQYRNAAPSPGLTIRFSLGGKFAVN, from the coding sequence ATGCGTCATGTTTGTCAATCGGGGCGGGTCGCGTCGCTCCATGCTGTTTCCATCGCCGCCTTTGCCGCGATGACTTCGCCGGCGGCTGCGCAACAATCCCTTCCAACGATCGACATTGGCCGCGCAACGGCCGCGCGGAAGTTCCACAATAGTGGAGTCGAGCGCTTCGAGACGCCCGCCGTCACCACGAAGAGAACGCCGGAGAAGGCCGTCCAGGCGCTCGCCGCCACCAGCGTGGTCAATCGCAGCTATATGGAGCGGTTCCAGACGACGACGATCTCGGACGTGCTGCGCGAAGTGCCGAGCGTCACGGTTCAGGAGCAAGCTAACGACCCGGGTCAAGCGGTCAATATTCGCGGTCTGCAGGATTTCGGTCGCGTCAATGTGCTGGTCGACGGCGCGCGGCAAAATTTTCAAACGAGCGGTCATAGCGCAAACGGCACGTTTTTTCTCGAGCCGGAGTTTCTCGCGCAGGCTGACGTCACACGGGGGCCCACGTCAAATATTTACGGGTCCGGCGCCATTGGCGGCGTGGTGTCGTTCCGCACGCGCGACGTCGACGATATTCTGAAGCCGGAAGAGCGCTACGGAGCGACGCAGAAAGTTCAGCTCTCATCGAATCGATGGGGCTTCATGAGCAATTCCGCGCTCGCCGCGCGGCTCGGCGGCATGGGCGGCGTGTTTGGTCAATTCGTCTATCGCAATCGAACCGCCTACTATGACGGTGCGGGAAAGATCGTTCCCGACACGGGCAACGAGGTGATCGGCGGCTTGGCCAAGGCGACTTTTACGCCTCTCGAGGGGCATAGGGTGACGGCCTCGGCGCTGGTTCAGCACTTCGACTACGCCAATAGTGGAACGGACAATCAATCAACCCGCTTCGCGACGGGCCTTGATGCGCGCACTTTCACGCTCGGTTATCGTTTCGCGCGGCCCGAATATCCGCTGATCGATTTCAGCGCGAAGGGCTACTACACGGAGACGCTTCAGGATCAGACGCTCCTCGCGCCTACGCAGACGACTTACGCGACAGGCGGGAGAGTGGATGGACAAAGATCGAACCACATCGGAACCTGGGGCTTCGACGTCAACAATACGTCCCGATTCATGCTGCTGACTTTCGATCACGCCGTGACGATCGGCGGCGATGGCGCGTTTGATCAGGTCGTGACTCAGGAATACGCGACCGGCGGCAGCTTGACGGCGCTGACGCCGTCCGGGCGTCGCGATCTGAGTGGAGCCTTCATTCAAGACGAGCTTCGGTATGGCGGATGGTTGCGTGTGCTCGGGGCGCTGCGATACGATCAGTATTCGCTTCAGGGGGGAGCCTACTCCTCCGGCGGACAGCGACTGAACCCTAAGATCACGGTAGGCCTGTCGCCATTGGAAGGGGTCGAGGTCTATGGCGGCTACGCGGAAGGCTACCGCGCGCCTTCGGTCACCGAGACGCTCATCAGCGGCACACACCCCTTCCCGGCCTTCAATATCTTGCCGAATCCGACGCTGCGACCGGAAATCGCCCGAAATGTCGAAGGCGGCGTCAATGTCTCTTTCAATGACATCGTCACGCCGGGCGACAAGCTTCGCGGAAAATTTGGCGGCTTCGTGAACCAGGTCGAAAACTATATTGACATTGAAGAGACCGGAGCGGCGCATCTGGTGCCGTTTATCCCCGGCTATCCCGTTTCGACATGCGCGACCCGTCCGTTTCTCTGCTTCGGCATTCGGGATTATCAGTATCAGAACGTCGCCAAGGCGCAAATCAGCGGTATCGAGGGGGAAGGCGCCTATGACTGGGGCGGAGGCTTCTTTTCCGTCTCCGGCTTCATCAATGACGGCAGAAATCTTACAACAAACGCCCCTCTCGCGACGGTTGCGCCGAGTCGCATCAGCGGCACGCTGGCCTTTCGGGGCCTTCAGAACAACGCTTTGACCGCCGGCATACGCTACACCGCGGTCGGAGGCCGCAACTGCGATTATTACGCCTATGCGGACGCCAACAATCAGTGCCAGACGTTGATTTCGTCGCTTCCCGTCAATATCGCCTACGCCGGCAAGCCATATGATCTGGTGGATCTGTTCGCGAATTACGACTGGAATGACAGAATCTTCACCAATGTGCTGATCTCCAACGCGACGAATCGGAATTACACGCAGTATCGTAACGCCGCGCCGAGCCCGGGATTGACGATACGGTTCTCGCTCGGAGGAAAATTCGCTGTCAATTAA
- the hemP gene encoding hemin uptake protein HemP, translating to MQRFQSTICRIDLKLKERNFGVMTDDENRSRMSRRRKPNAYGEALAESRASEHAVARLNAITRDGAAPDSLLSAQPPREIDALNLLGSGREVVIFHSGCRYRLRITSTNKLILTK from the coding sequence GTGCAACGCTTCCAATCAACAATTTGCCGTATTGACCTCAAATTGAAAGAACGAAATTTTGGCGTGATGACGGATGATGAAAATCGATCGCGGATGTCGCGCCGACGAAAGCCGAACGCTTACGGAGAAGCGCTGGCGGAAAGCCGTGCGTCCGAACATGCTGTCGCTCGCTTGAATGCAATCACGCGTGACGGGGCAGCTCCGGATTCGCTTCTTTCCGCCCAGCCGCCCCGCGAGATCGATGCGCTCAATTTACTCGGGAGCGGACGCGAAGTCGTGATTTTCCATTCCGGCTGCCGATACAGGCTGCGCATCACATCCACAAACAAGCTTATTTTGACGAAGTGA
- a CDS encoding heme/hemin ABC transporter substrate-binding protein, producing MRETRTISGRMKAFRLASLISLCAWAFAADAQANERIVSIGGSVTEILYALGLQDSVAAVDTTSLFPPEALKKKPNVGYMRALSAEGVLALKPSMVLTAEGAGPPAALASLRESGVRLLMIPDEPSAAGVQRKILAVGEATGSREPAQRLVKRVAARFDALALLREKIGAAKRVLFVLSNSGGRTVVGGKSTSADAMIALAGATNAAASIDGFKPMSGEAIVAAAPDIILTMRRDGVSGQEIATTPAFAMTPAVKTGAIVEMDGNYLLGFGPRAPDAARDLMAAFYPDQTFPALQGGKGDDGGER from the coding sequence ATGCGCGAGACCAGGACAATAAGCGGACGGATGAAGGCTTTCCGTCTTGCAAGCCTTATCAGTCTATGTGCATGGGCGTTCGCCGCTGACGCCCAAGCGAACGAACGCATCGTCTCTATCGGCGGCTCCGTAACGGAGATCCTTTATGCGCTGGGTCTGCAGGACAGCGTCGCCGCCGTGGATACGACGAGTCTGTTTCCGCCGGAAGCGCTCAAGAAGAAGCCAAACGTCGGTTATATGCGTGCGCTTTCGGCGGAAGGAGTCCTCGCGCTCAAGCCCTCAATGGTTCTGACGGCTGAAGGCGCGGGTCCGCCGGCGGCATTGGCGAGCTTGCGTGAATCCGGCGTGCGCTTGCTCATGATCCCGGACGAGCCGTCCGCGGCCGGCGTTCAGCGCAAGATCCTCGCGGTCGGCGAGGCGACCGGCTCGAGAGAGCCGGCGCAGCGACTCGTCAAGCGCGTGGCCGCTCGATTTGACGCTCTCGCGCTTCTTCGCGAAAAAATCGGCGCGGCCAAGCGGGTTCTTTTCGTCCTCTCGAATTCGGGTGGACGAACGGTGGTTGGCGGAAAAAGCACGTCGGCGGACGCCATGATCGCTCTCGCCGGCGCCACAAACGCGGCCGCATCTATCGACGGTTTCAAGCCGATGAGCGGCGAAGCGATCGTCGCCGCCGCGCCCGATATTATATTGACGATGCGACGGGACGGCGTCTCCGGCCAGGAAATCGCCACAACCCCGGCCTTCGCCATGACGCCGGCCGTCAAGACGGGCGCCATCGTCGAGATGGACGGGAATTATCTCCTGGGCTTCGGCCCGCGTGCGCCCGACGCCGCGCGCGACCTCATGGCGGCGTTCTACCCGGATCAGACTTTTCCTGCTCTGCAAGGCGGGAAAGGCGATGACGGCGGCGAGCGATGA
- a CDS encoding FecCD family ABC transporter permease: protein MSLTTGVRAGAPQLSASRRHASLALLLLVGLSVVSLFVGVATGAAPIAPARVLEILLDGGAPEEMGRPAYDANLILNIRLPRVVLGFEVGAALAVSGALMQGLFRNPLADPALIGVSSGAGLAAAASIVLGGKWMSNLFWNSAALPVSAFLGGLASTSFIYAVSTREGRTSVATMLLAGVGFGAFCGALTGLLAYWSNDQQLRDLTFWSLGSLNGATWSKATTITPGILPLAVLTPLLGKSLNALALGESEAFHLGVRVQLVKTLVIALVALAVGLSVATAGVIGFVGIVAPHTIRLLFGPDNRLLLPAAALLGGAALVGADSLARTLVAPAELPIGVITSAIGAPFFLWLLLSRSRGMF from the coding sequence ATGAGCTTGACGACCGGCGTCAGGGCGGGCGCGCCGCAACTGTCGGCGTCGCGGCGCCATGCGAGCCTGGCGCTATTGTTATTGGTCGGCTTGAGCGTCGTGTCGCTTTTTGTGGGCGTCGCGACGGGGGCGGCGCCGATTGCGCCGGCGCGCGTGCTGGAAATTCTTCTGGACGGCGGAGCGCCGGAGGAAATGGGACGGCCGGCCTATGACGCCAATCTGATCTTGAACATTCGTCTTCCACGGGTTGTCCTCGGTTTCGAGGTCGGCGCCGCCCTTGCAGTTAGCGGCGCGCTCATGCAGGGGCTGTTTCGTAACCCGCTCGCAGATCCGGCTTTGATTGGCGTATCGAGCGGAGCCGGCCTCGCCGCCGCCGCGTCGATCGTGCTCGGCGGCAAATGGATGAGCAATCTCTTTTGGAATTCCGCCGCGTTACCGGTTAGCGCCTTTCTTGGCGGCCTCGCCTCGACCTCTTTCATTTATGCAGTTTCGACTCGGGAGGGCCGAACGTCCGTCGCGACAATGCTTCTCGCAGGCGTGGGATTTGGCGCCTTTTGCGGCGCGCTCACGGGTCTCCTCGCTTATTGGTCCAATGATCAGCAGCTCCGAGACCTGACTTTCTGGTCGCTCGGCAGTCTCAATGGCGCCACCTGGTCAAAGGCGACCACAATCACGCCTGGGATTCTCCCGCTGGCCGTTTTGACACCTCTTCTCGGCAAGAGCCTGAACGCTTTGGCGCTAGGTGAATCCGAAGCGTTTCATCTCGGCGTGCGCGTTCAACTCGTCAAGACGCTCGTCATCGCGCTCGTGGCGCTGGCCGTTGGTCTCAGCGTGGCGACAGCGGGTGTGATCGGCTTTGTCGGCATCGTCGCGCCGCATACGATCCGCTTGCTGTTCGGTCCCGACAACAGGCTGTTGTTGCCGGCGGCCGCGCTGCTCGGAGGCGCGGCGCTGGTCGGCGCCGACTCGCTCGCGCGGACGCTCGTCGCGCCCGCCGAACTCCCGATCGGCGTCATCACGTCGGCGATCGGCGCTCCTTTCTTTCTCTGGCTTCTCCTGAGCCGGTCGCGAGGAATGTTCTGA
- a CDS encoding heme ABC transporter ATP-binding protein has product MKPFVEARALHYAVRGVHIVADATLSLFPGRLVVIVGPNGAGKSTLLKLLSGELHASSGEVSCCGEPLRRIPAWLLARRRAVMAQATQLAFPFTVEEVVRIGLDTLGVDARGEAADEIIARALRRADISNLARRKYDTLSGGEQQRTHFARVLCQLAAGRRSESCQALFLDEPAASLDIRHQLTLMDAAREIADSGVAVLAILHDLNLAAAYADQLVVMRAGKLVASGDPAKVLAGGLLSEVFGVHLRLCAAPPKAAFILPHGHARRIAWSQPAQTALRRGPLDNLVCEQGSEPCATLLKNENASTSFSFWP; this is encoded by the coding sequence ATGAAGCCTTTCGTCGAGGCGCGGGCGCTGCATTATGCTGTTCGAGGCGTGCATATCGTCGCGGACGCGACGCTGTCGCTTTTTCCCGGACGCCTCGTCGTCATTGTCGGTCCAAACGGGGCCGGCAAGTCGACGCTTCTGAAGCTGCTTTCGGGCGAGCTGCATGCGAGCTCGGGCGAGGTCTCCTGTTGCGGGGAGCCTTTGCGGCGAATTCCGGCATGGCTCCTCGCGCGACGCCGGGCGGTCATGGCGCAGGCGACGCAGCTCGCATTTCCATTCACCGTCGAAGAGGTTGTCCGGATCGGGCTCGACACGCTGGGCGTCGATGCGAGAGGCGAAGCGGCGGACGAGATCATCGCTCGAGCGCTTCGGCGGGCCGACATCTCGAATTTGGCCCGCCGCAAATACGACACGCTGTCGGGCGGCGAGCAGCAGCGGACGCATTTCGCCCGAGTCTTGTGTCAGCTCGCCGCGGGGCGACGTAGCGAAAGCTGTCAGGCGCTTTTTCTGGACGAACCGGCGGCCAGCCTCGACATCCGGCATCAATTGACCCTGATGGACGCCGCGCGAGAGATCGCCGATAGCGGCGTCGCCGTCCTGGCGATCCTTCACGATCTAAATCTCGCGGCCGCCTATGCCGATCAACTCGTCGTCATGCGGGCGGGAAAGCTCGTCGCATCAGGCGATCCCGCCAAAGTTCTGGCCGGCGGACTCCTCTCCGAGGTCTTCGGGGTTCATCTCCGCCTTTGCGCCGCGCCGCCCAAAGCGGCTTTCATTTTGCCGCACGGCCACGCGCGCCGCATCGCATGGAGTCAACCCGCGCAGACGGCCCTCCGGCGGGGTCCCTTAGACAATCTCGTTTGCGAGCAAGGGAGCGAGCCGTGCGCGACCTTGCTCAAGAACGAAAACGCATCGACGAGCTTCTCTTTCTGGCCTTGA
- a CDS encoding c-type cytochrome, methanol metabolism-related translates to MKRPLPVFFAIGALLAASPALAEAPGDPKAVKSENGKYFDAKGDPTYNIGADGAVDWYAFSGYRRYHAECHVCHGPNGGGSTYAPALKESVKRFNYAEFAGIVIGGRQNGNSVMPAFADNKNAVCYIDDLYVYLRALSTGAVQPGRPEKKEAAPEAFKKAEAECMKK, encoded by the coding sequence ATGAAACGCCCGCTTCCCGTCTTCTTCGCGATCGGCGCCCTTTTGGCGGCCTCCCCGGCATTGGCCGAGGCGCCCGGAGACCCCAAGGCCGTCAAATCCGAGAACGGCAAATATTTCGACGCGAAAGGCGATCCCACCTACAATATCGGCGCCGACGGCGCGGTCGATTGGTACGCCTTCTCCGGCTATCGCCGCTATCACGCCGAATGCCATGTCTGCCACGGTCCGAATGGCGGCGGCTCGACCTATGCGCCGGCCCTCAAAGAGTCGGTGAAGCGCTTCAACTACGCCGAATTCGCCGGCATCGTCATCGGCGGCCGTCAGAACGGCAACAGCGTCATGCCGGCCTTCGCCGACAATAAGAACGCCGTCTGCTATATTGACGACCTCTATGTGTATCTGCGCGCCCTCTCCACCGGCGCCGTCCAGCCGGGCCGCCCGGAAAAGAAGGAAGCCGCGCCCGAGGCCTTCAAGAAGGCCGAAGCCGAGTGCATGAAGAAGTAA
- a CDS encoding methanol/ethanol family PQQ-dependent dehydrogenase, with translation MNRLLMTASTAILAACAGAQADDLSIRLKDPKQWVSPTGDDANLRHSALKQITTENVGKLVIDWQFSTGVLRGHEGAPLVIHNVQIPEQTATDKNGKSFVTRKAFTTDVMYLHTPFPNTVYALDLKDPDHKIIWKYQPEQDAQVVAIMCCDSVNRGLAYGDGKIFLAQADTTLVAFDAGAGAIGGPKRNEPLWSVKNGDPSKGHTSTAAPHVFKDKVLVGIAGGEFGVRGHITAYDVKTGKLLWRGYSTGPDAETLIDPEKTTHLGKPVGKDSGINTWEGEQWRTGGGTTWGWYSYDPELNLVYYGSGNPSTWNPSQRPGDNRWSMTIWARDLDTGKVKWVYQMTPHDEWDYDGVNEMILADQTIGGVKRKALVHFDRNGFAYTLDRVSGELLVAEKFDPAVNWAAKVDMDKNSKTYGRPLVVDKYSTQHNGEDVNTEGVCPAALGVKDQQPASYDAATDLFLVPTNHVCMDYEPFRLSYTAGQPYVGATLEMFPADRDKGDMHTGAFIAWDAKAGKIVWSNKEAFSVWSGALSTDGGVTFYGTLEGYLKAVDTKTGKELFKHKTPSGVIGNVISYETSGKQYVAVLSGVGGWAGIGLAAGLSKSNEGLGAVGNYASLANYTALGGVLTVFSLPN, from the coding sequence ATGAACCGGCTATTGATGACGGCCTCGACCGCCATTCTCGCCGCATGCGCCGGCGCGCAGGCGGACGACCTTTCGATCAGGCTGAAAGACCCCAAACAATGGGTCTCGCCCACCGGCGACGACGCCAATCTGCGTCATTCGGCGTTGAAGCAGATCACGACCGAAAATGTCGGCAAGCTCGTCATCGACTGGCAATTCTCGACAGGCGTGCTGCGCGGCCATGAAGGCGCGCCGCTCGTCATCCATAATGTGCAGATCCCCGAGCAAACCGCGACGGACAAGAACGGCAAGAGCTTCGTTACGCGCAAGGCCTTTACGACCGACGTGATGTATCTGCACACGCCCTTCCCCAATACGGTCTATGCGCTCGACCTCAAAGACCCCGACCACAAGATCATCTGGAAATATCAGCCCGAGCAGGACGCCCAGGTCGTGGCCATCATGTGCTGCGACTCGGTCAACCGCGGCCTCGCCTATGGCGACGGCAAGATTTTCCTGGCGCAGGCCGATACGACGCTGGTCGCCTTCGACGCAGGAGCGGGCGCGATCGGCGGCCCGAAACGCAACGAGCCTTTATGGTCGGTGAAGAACGGCGATCCGTCCAAGGGTCACACTTCGACCGCCGCGCCGCATGTGTTCAAGGACAAGGTGCTCGTCGGCATCGCCGGCGGCGAGTTCGGCGTGCGCGGCCATATCACGGCCTATGACGTCAAGACCGGAAAGCTGCTTTGGCGCGGCTATTCGACGGGTCCGGACGCAGAGACGCTGATCGACCCCGAAAAGACGACGCATCTCGGCAAGCCGGTCGGAAAGGATTCGGGAATCAACACCTGGGAAGGCGAACAGTGGCGGACCGGCGGCGGAACCACCTGGGGCTGGTACAGCTACGATCCGGAGCTGAATCTCGTTTATTACGGCTCCGGCAATCCCTCAACCTGGAACCCCAGCCAGCGTCCCGGCGACAATCGCTGGTCGATGACGATCTGGGCGCGCGACCTCGACACCGGCAAGGTGAAGTGGGTCTATCAGATGACGCCTCATGACGAATGGGACTATGACGGCGTCAACGAGATGATCCTGGCGGATCAGACGATCGGCGGCGTGAAGCGCAAGGCGCTCGTGCATTTCGACCGCAACGGCTTCGCCTATACGCTCGACCGCGTGAGCGGCGAACTTCTGGTCGCAGAAAAGTTCGACCCCGCGGTGAACTGGGCGGCGAAGGTCGACATGGACAAGAACTCCAAGACCTATGGGCGTCCGCTGGTGGTCGACAAATATTCGACGCAGCACAATGGCGAGGACGTCAATACGGAAGGCGTTTGCCCCGCGGCGCTCGGCGTCAAGGATCAACAGCCTGCCTCCTATGACGCCGCCACCGATCTCTTCCTGGTGCCGACGAACCATGTCTGCATGGATTACGAACCGTTCCGCCTGTCTTACACCGCCGGGCAGCCTTATGTCGGCGCGACGCTGGAGATGTTTCCCGCCGACCGCGACAAAGGCGACATGCATACGGGCGCCTTCATCGCCTGGGATGCGAAAGCGGGGAAGATCGTCTGGTCGAACAAGGAGGCTTTTTCGGTCTGGTCGGGCGCCTTGTCGACCGATGGCGGCGTGACCTTTTACGGCACGCTCGAAGGCTATCTGAAGGCGGTCGATACGAAGACGGGCAAAGAGCTTTTCAAGCACAAAACGCCTTCCGGCGTCATCGGCAACGTCATCAGCTATGAAACTTCCGGCAAGCAATATGTCGCCGTGCTGTCGGGCGTCGGCGGCTGGGCGGGCATCGGCCTTGCGGCCGGATTGTCGAAGTCGAACGAAGGCCTCGGCGCCGTCGGCAACTACGCCTCCCTCGCCAACTACACCGCCCTTGGCGGCGTGCTGACCGTCTTCTCATTGCCGAACTGA
- a CDS encoding response regulator transcription factor, protein MRILIVDDHPMVIAGCRGMLAGEADMEALEAQDAERAFDVFAREAPDIVVLDVNLPDMSGYDLLRRMLKRRPKARILVYTMNADPVHASRAIELGALGYMSKNEDPALFVKAVRLVGGGQRYVSDDMAHKLAFFNQKKQTNPFLDLTPREKETLRLLADGKGMAEIAHDMGICYKSVANSCALLNRKLGARSRVDLVRIAVEAKAAKHIL, encoded by the coding sequence ATGCGCATTCTCATCGTCGACGACCACCCCATGGTGATAGCCGGGTGCCGCGGCATGCTCGCGGGCGAAGCGGATATGGAGGCGCTGGAAGCCCAGGACGCGGAGCGCGCCTTCGACGTTTTCGCGCGCGAGGCGCCCGACATCGTGGTGCTCGACGTCAATCTGCCCGACATGTCCGGCTATGATCTTTTGCGCCGAATGCTGAAACGAAGGCCAAAGGCGCGAATCCTCGTTTACACGATGAACGCCGACCCCGTTCACGCCTCGCGCGCGATCGAACTCGGCGCGCTCGGCTACATGTCGAAGAATGAAGATCCCGCGCTTTTCGTCAAGGCCGTGCGCCTTGTCGGCGGGGGACAACGTTACGTTTCCGACGACATGGCGCACAAGCTCGCTTTCTTTAATCAGAAGAAGCAGACCAACCCGTTTCTCGACCTCACGCCGCGCGAGAAGGAGACCTTGCGGCTCCTCGCCGACGGCAAGGGGATGGCGGAAATCGCGCATGACATGGGCATTTGCTACAAGAGCGTCGCAAATAGCTGCGCGCTGCTCAACAGGAAGCTCGGCGCGCGCTCGCGCGTCGATCTTGTGCGCATCGCGGTGGAAGCGAAGGCCGCCAAACATATCCTCTGA